The following is a genomic window from Bacillota bacterium.
TGTCAGCCACAATACCAGTGCCACCGGCAAGACAAAGGTTAGGTACTCAGCAAAAATGTTCGGATTGTCAAAGGGGCCAAAGACTCGGGTTTTAATTTCCTCAGCCTGTTTCAGATCGATCCAGGACAAAGAAGTTTGAATCCCGCTCTTGTATTGCAGCAAACCCATAAGGCCAGCCAGCATTCCAGCCAACAACAAGCCCCCCAACAGCCAGGATACATCCCGCGGCCGCGGCAACATCGCGGCCAGATAAAAAGTCGCCAAGTATAACCCATAAAGAGGCAATACACTCAGGCTGCCGGTTTTAGCCACCGAGGAACAGGCAGCCAAGCCCACCAGGGCAAAGAATATCCCGCAAGGCAAATCTACACCGGTGAGCAAAGTCAGGCTCCGCCCTCGGACCCACCTCTTAACTATAGCCACCCCTGTTGTGAGCAACACTAACCGGCCGATAAGAGACGTGGGCAAAAAAGCCAGTCCGGCCAGGATCAAATACAAGCCCCATTGCGGTCGCTGCCAAATGTAATAAACAGCAATGGCCGCCACTACATACTTAGCTGCCTCCTTAGCCGGCAGCATTGTCACCAGCAAGGCCAGCAGGAGCCCTCCGGCCAACCCCCAGCCTAAGCCAGGGCCATCTATACGCTTGTCCAGAGTTGTCAAGGAATCCACTGGCATAGTGCCGGCCTCCTTACGCCTGAATCAATCACTCTGCTCCCGCTCCCAGGTTGAGCAACCAGCCGGCCCACTGCAGCAACCTGCTGCCGCTGGCCCATTGCTGCCAATTACAGGGACGAAGCAGCATTAGTCCCCCCAGGGGAACCAGTACGGCCGCTGCCGCTAGCCGCCGGCCCGTCAGTGTACCTAAGAATCGTCCCCAAACCACCATGCCTAAAGCCAAGCCCAGCAGCAGTCCGGCCCCAAACCGGGCTGCCCCGGTCTGGCCTGACTCACAACGGCTGGCCCAGCGACCCACCCAGCTAGCGCGCCAGGCTGTTTGCAGCCGCTTGGCCCCGGCCAGGCCCAGCGTATTTAGCCCCTGACCGAGCCGCGCCGCCATCTGAGCCATCCGGCTGTGAGCCAACCATCCCTGGGCTCCCCAGTCCAGGCGCACCACCTGGGCCGGAAAACTGCCCCGGCCCAACCAAGACAGGGCTTGACCCAATCGGGTTAGAGCCTGGTCCGTAACACTGGTTTCAGCCGCTGTCGCTATGGCAGCCACAATCCGTAAAGTTATGCTAGTCTGCCCATATTTTTTCTTAAGGTCCACTTTATTCGTCCACCTTCACACCAAATACAATGCTGTTCACAGCCGATTTTTGTCCCTTCACCTGGGCATTGGCTCCCACTCTCATCTCATAACCGCCCAGAATAATTACATTTTCTGTCACCTGACCCTGGCCGCGAACAGTTATATAGACATCCTTGCGATACGGGGCTTCAGCCAACACCAGCTGTCCGTCCGCCGTCTCCACTTCTTTCAGGGCCGGGACCACTTCTTTCTGAACCAATTTACCCAGCACCGCATTGGATTTGGTATTGAAGATGGTGTCGCCTTCAGCCAGAGCGTCAGCGGTGGCCGGTCTCACGTCTTCTACCAGCAGTACTACTTCTACTGTCTTT
Proteins encoded in this region:
- a CDS encoding DUF4330 domain-containing protein, which codes for MRLIDDKGRLLGLINIVDLAVILLLAAVATRVGLKSRLLRAVNPSSLKTVEVVLLVEDVRPATADALAEGDTIFNTKSNAVLGKLVQKEVVPALKEVETADGQLVLAEAPYRKDVYITVRGQGQVTENVIILGGYEMRVGANAQVKGQKSAVNSIVFGVKVDE